AATAATTCGACTAAAAGCTCTGGTACTACCACCAATAAAGCGCCTAAAAAAGCTATTGCAACGACCAAAAAGCAGGAGTATGGTAAAGCTGCAAGTGGGCAAAAAATAAGCAAAAAGCCTGCTGCAACGGCTAGTAACTTTTCGCAGAAAATCCGGCGTTGGTTATGGCCTGCTAAAGGAAAAGTCATCGCGACTTTTTCAACCGCAGCGCAAGGAAACAAAGGGATTGATATTGCTGGCAAGCGTGGCGATCGAATCACAGCAGCAGCTGATGGTAAGGTGGTTTATGCGGGTAGTGCATTAAGAGGCTACGGTAAGCTCATCATTGTTAAACACAACGACGACTACTTGAGTGCTTATGCACATAATGACGAGCTGTTGGTAAAAGAGCAGCAATCAGTTAAAGCTGGTGATGTAATAGCTAAGATGGGTGACACAGACGCGCAAAGAGTCATGCTTCATTTTGAAGTTCGCTTTCGTGGAAAATCAGTGAATCCTATGAAGTACTTACCTAAACGATAGCGTTATAAAAAGAATAAAAATGGAGATAACTTGAATAATTAATACTTAACTTTGCTAGTTGATGGGAGAAGTAATATGGGCTTAGAAAAAGAAATCGACGCAATAAATGTTGAACAAAGCACAGTTGATACGGAACCTTCAGTTAAAACTCAGGAAGAGGTCTCTGCAAGCCTAGATGCAACGCAGTTATACTTGAGTGAGATTGGTTTTTCACCTTTGCTCTCTGCCGAAGAAGAAGTCTACTTTTCGCGTTTATCGCTAAAAGGCGACGAGAAGGCACGAAAGCGTATGATAGAAAGTAACCTTCGATTAGTAGTTAAGATAGCTCGGCGATATAACAATCGCGGCCTACCATTGTTAGACCTGATAGAAGAAGGCAATTTAGGTTTAATTCGCGCAGTTGAGAAATTTGATCCAGAGCGCGGCTTTAGATTTTCAACTTATGCTACTTGGTGGATACGTCAAACCATTGAACGTGCCATCATGAATCAAACCAGAACCATCCGTTTACCCATTCATGTCGTTAAAGAGCTCAACATCTACTTGCGTGCTGCCCGTGAGTTAGTGCAAAAACTAGATCATGAACCTACGGCAGAAGATATTGCTAAAGAGCTCGATAAGCCAGTTGCTGACGTGAGCAAAATGCTTCGCTTAAATGAACGCATTACCTCAGTAGATACACCGTTTGGTGGCGACTCTGATAAAGCCTTGCTCGATGTTATCCCAGACGAGAAAGGTGCGGGGCCAGAGCGTGATTTGCAAAGTAACGATCTTAACAACAATATTATCGAATGGTTAGGTGAGCTTAACAGCAAACAGCGCGAGGTACTTGCGCGGCGTTTCGGCCTTATGGGCTATGAAGCGGCAACCTTAGAAGATGTTGGTACTGAAATTGGGTTGACCCGTGAACGCGTTCGCCAAATTCAAGTAGAAGCGCTTAAACGCCTGCGTGATATTCTGAGCCAGCAAAACTTATCAATTGAAGCAATCTTTCAAGATTAGCAGGTGATAACAAGCTTTTTCAAATATTCGTTCCCAGAATACGAACACAAAGTAGTATAAAGAAAGTAGCAAGAAGAAAGTAATAAAAAGCCAACTTAATCCAAGTTGGCTTTTTTCGTTGCTAAGAGTGTTACTGTAGCGATTAGTGGCTCTAGGTGCTTAACTGAGTCTATATGTATAGTACTATCTATATTGAGGTTAAATAGTTAATACTAAAAACCGTCATCACCAAGCCATAAATAACCAAACAATAAAAATGAGCTTAACCAAAGTGCGATTGGAATCCAGCTTGAGCGGAATCTTAGTTGAGTCGAGTGACTATGATGAGAGTAGCCAGTAATAATCGTCTTAATAACGTTATCTCCGCGCCAACTATGCACTAGTGCTGCGACTATATGTATTGCAATTAAACCAAGCAGAACATCAAAGTTACTATTGTGCAAACTATCCAGCGTTTCTGATAGCGAGTCACTCACATTATAGATAAGTGGCCCTTCTGCCAGTACATCATCCGTAGCGAACAAGCCTGAGATAAGCTGCACCCCAAGGCTAAGCAGCAGTGCAATTATCATATAGGCGGCCAATGGGTTATGGCCAGGGAAAGCTTGGTGAGGTTTGGCTAACCAGCGCAAGGCGTTTACTGGGGATGCAAGAAAATAGCTAAACCGTGAGGTTTGACTGCCGAAAACTCCCCAGAATAGACGACTTATCCATAAAGCCAGCATGGTATAACCGCAGATAAAATGTAGATCAAAATCACCTTGCTCACCTGAATACCAAAGCAAAGCCAACAAAATCAGTTGGCTCATATGATAGATGCGGGTGAAATTATCCCAGACTTTAAATTTCGTCATTACTACAATTAAATAATTTTACGAATTGGTTACGCAACTAATCGTCACAATCCATTTTGAAGGCTTTATGGCCTTTTTTGCTGGCCTTACCAATTTTGCCTAACGCTGATTTAATCGCAGGCAAGTCTTTTGCTTGAGCTAACTCAGATACGGCGGACTTCAGATATTCCATGCCTTTTTGGTACTTCTTAAAATCAGCTTGTTGTTCAGCAGTCAATGTCTTTTGGTCGCTAATTGCCAATGGCACAAGATCGGTTGACTGATTTACAGCGGTCATCAACTCATTAGCAATCATTGAAACTTTTTCAATATCACCAGATTTCACTGCTTTTTTAACTGCTTTCATGCTGCCTTTCATATCACCCATTAAGTCAGCTAATTCAGTTTTTCCACACATTGGGTGGCTGGCAAAGCTTGGAGCGGAGAAAGCGAGCGCTGACAATACAACAGGAACGATCATTTTTTTCATAGTAAGCCCTTTATATTATTAGATATTTTAATTACGAAATGATTAGAAAGCTTTGATTAGCTGGTAAGATACTAAAAACACGATGCTTTGTAAGCAAATAAATGTCAGTTTACCTACTACAAAAAATGTCATAGAAGTGTATTAATAGTGACATTAAATGGCTTTACTACTGTCATAAACGAGTAAGCACGACTAATTCGCAATTCTGGTAAACCAGCTTACAGGCTGCTATTTCAATGGTTTTCTTAGCTTTTTGTCATTTCTCTGTAACTTTTTGTCAATAAAAAGTACATATTTCCAAAACATTTCTGTCATTTTTGCCTCGTACGATTAGCCGCAATTCTAAATACATGATGTACACACTAATTTCTGCGGAGCAGGTAACAAAATGCAATCAACAAACCTATTTAAAACTAAGCTTTTTAAGATAAGTGCAGTTTCAGCTGCCTTGGTACTAGCCGGTTGTGGCGGTGATATTGAACTTTCTTCAAATGTTGATAACTCAGTAGGTGACACTAACATCACCAATCCAGCACCAACTAACCCAGACACTGGCGTTGATTTACCGGGTATCCCTTCTTCTTCATTGTCAGCTGAAGTAAGTGCAGCGGTAGGTTTTGACGTGCAAGTACAAGTGATCGATGGTCAAGTGTCTGAAAATACGACTCTAGCTAAATCAGATGGCAGCAAGCCAGTATTTTACGCCATTAGTGGTGCATTAGAAGTTGAAGCAGGCGCAACCTTAACGATTGAAGAAGGTACAGTATTATTTGGTCAATCAGGTAACGATTACGTTGTTGTTCATCGTGATGCACAAATCATGGCAGAAGGTACGCGCCAAGAACCGATTATCTTCACTTCTTTACAAGATGTTAAAGGTGAAGAAGCTACTGCTGGCCAATGGGGCGGTATTGTTATTCTAGGTAATGCGCCATCTAACAAGTGTCCTTCAGACGGTTCTGACTGTGCTCTGCAAGTTGAAGGTGTTGCTGAGGGTGCAGTATTTGGCGGGGCTAATACAAGTGAAAACTGGGAAGATAATTCAGGTGTACTTAAGTACGTTGTTGTTAAGTTCGCTGGTTTTGAAATTGCACCTGATAACGAGCTAAATGGTGTGACATTCGGTGGTGTTGGTTCAGGTACTACCGTTGATTTCTTACAAGTTCACGCGAATGCAGATGACGGTGTTGAGTTTTTCGGTGGTGCGGTAGATGTTAAACACTTAGTGTTAACCGGTAACCGCGACGACAGCATCGACTGGGATAACGGTTTCCGTGGTCGCATGCAGCACATTTTCGTACAGCACGCAGCGAATGCAGGCGAAGCTAACCGCGCAATCGAAGCAGATAACGACGGTTCAACGCCAGACAAAGAGCCAATGTCTAACCCAACTATTGCTAACATGACAATTATGGGTAACAACTTCGACACGGCTGATAAAGATTCTGAAGGTATCTACTTACGCGAAGGTACTTCAGCAAAAATTTACAACGCAGTAGTAACTGGCTCGTCTGAGATGGGTGAGTGTTTAGAATTTGAAGCAGGTCAAACTGTGACTAATGCCGAGTCTGGTGCCATTGTCATGCAAAACAGCACCATGGCATGTACCAACGGCGAAAACTTCAAAAACGCAGGTGATTTTGATTTAGCTGCTTGGTTTACCGCAGAGTCTTCAAACGCTGTAAGTTCGTCAATTTTAGTTGATGAAAACGGTGTACCTAGTGCGCAATCGCCACTGTTAGGTGCCGGTCAAGATCCAGCAGCAATCGACACTTGGTTCGATTCAACGGATTACCAAGGTGCATTTGACGGCACAAATGATTGGCGTCAAGGTTGGGCATTCGGTTTTGGCGGCGGTGAAATTACTGCACCAGCTGAGCAAGAAGGTTGTCCAACAGGTACTACGGCTATTGCACCAGTTGCGGGTAACACAACCTGTGAAATTTCAGGCACTATCACCTCTGACTTAACGCTAACCTCTGGCAACCTATACGCATTAGACGGCCCGGTATTCGTTGGTAACGATAAAACTGATTCAGCAACCTTAACCATTGAAGCTGGTACCACTATCTTCGGTCGCTCTGGTGGTGACTACATCGTGGTAAGCCGTGATTCAAAAATTGAAGCGCTAGGCTCAGCAGCGAATCCAATTACCTTTACTTCTAGCCAAGACGTTAATGGCGAAGCGACTGGTTCTGGCCAATGGGGCGGCATGGTTATCTTAGGTAACGCGCCTTCAAACAAATGTCCATCTGACGGTTCAGACTGTGCACTACAAGTGGAAGGTGTAGAAGAAGGTGCGGTATTCGGTGGTGCTGATACTGCTGAGAACTGGGAAGATAACTCAGGTACCTTACGCTACGTTGTAGTTAAGCACGCTGGTTTTGAAATCGCGCCAGATAACGAGTTAAACGGTATCACTTTCGGCGGTGTTGGTTCAGGTACAACGGTTGAATACATCCAAGTACACGAAAACGCAGATGACGGTGTTGAGTTCTTCGGTGGTGCGGTTAACGCGAAATACGTAGTACTGACTTCTAACAAAGATGACTCTGTTGACTGGGACAACGGTTTCCGCGGCAACATGCAATACGTACTAGTTAAGCATGACGAAAACGGCGGTGAAGCTAACCGTGCAATCGAAGCAGATAACGACGGTTCAAATCCAAGCAAGCAACCTCAGTCAAACCCAACGATTGCTAACATGACCATTATTGGTAACAGCTTCGACACAGCCGACAAAGATTCTGAAGGTATTTACTTACGTGAAGGTACTCGCGCTCAACTTCACAACTTTGTTGTCACTAACGCAGCAGGTGAGTGTTTAGAGCTAGAAGCAGGTACAACGGTTGACCAAGCAATCGCTGGCGACACAGTAATTACTAACTCAGTATTTGCTTGTAGTGAAAACTTCAAGAGCCAAGACAGCTCATCAGGTGCATTTGACCTAATGGATTGGGTATTAAATGTTAACGCTGATAACAGCACGGAAGCTGGCGTAGCAGACGTTGTTAACGGTATCTACACTATCGATACAACCACACCATACAGCTTCGGTTCACACCCGTTCTTCGACAACGCTAACCACATCGGCGCGGTATCAGAAGACAACGATTGGACTGCAGGATGGACTGTTGGTCTAGAGTAATCTGAGCCCCATCAATGAATAACGATTTGATGAGATAAGTGATTGCCGCCAGCGCTCAGTTGGCGGCATTTTATCTTAGCCTGAATTCTCTACTCTCAGTATCCATTTAGCAACTGACCCACAAGCATTAGCAGGTCAGCCATTCTAAAGAGGTTTGAAATGAACACGAATATTAAGCGCTTTGGATTATCAAGTTTAGCTGTGGCGGTATTGTCTGGCTTAGCTGGTGTTCAAGCGACGGCACAAGAAGCTGACGAAGCGGCGGCAATAGAGGAAGTTGTTGTCAAAGTTAGTCGTTTAAAAGGTACCGCCAGTGCGGTGATAGAAGAGCGTAAAAACCAAGCGTTCGTCGCCGACATTCTAGGTGCCGAGCAAATTTCACGAACAGGTGACAGCGACGCTGCCGCAGCACTTCGACGTGTTACTGGCTTAACGCTAGTCGACGGCAAATTCATCTATGTTCGCGGTTTAGGTGAACGCTACTCAAGCACCACCTTAAACGGTGCTTCTGTACCATCGCCGGATCCAACACGTACCGTTATTCCGCTGGATTTATTCCCGTCATCAATTATCGAATCTTTATCGGTGCAAAAATCTTACTCACCATCAATGCAGGCGCATTTCGGTGGTGGTAACGTTGATATCCGCTTAAAGTCGATTCCTTCACAATTGGTTTTTAATATTGCTGGTAACATTGGTGGCAATACAGATAACAGTTCAAATGGTTTAACCTACGAAGGCGGTGGCGACGATTGGTACGGTATTGACGATGGTACTCGTGAAGCACCTGCGGCACTGCGACAATTATGGCGTAACTTTGATGCGTTAGGCGAGTTATCACAAGCTGATAATCGCGCGATTGCCGCTGATTTGTATAAAGACTATGACCCGCAATCAGAAGACCCCGATCCTGATGTTGGCTTAGATTTAACCTTAGGCAACCGTTTCGACGCGGGTGATTTCCGCTACGGTTTCTTAACTGCACTATCTTACGACAATGAGTGGCAAGTATCGGAAGAATACGAAGGCCAGGATTTTGTACTTCGCCCTGACGGCTCATTTGATTTAGTGCGCGGCTTTGACGATGTAGTGTCAACTGAGCACTCTGTTAAGTGGTCAGGTATGTTCAACTTTGGTGTTGAATACTTGCGTGATCACAAGTTAGATTTTAGCTCGATCATCTTGCACGACACTAAAGACCAAATTAAAGACAAGCTAGGTAACACCAACAACGTTTTGCTATCTGATGGCTTGCGCGTGCGTGACTCTGAAGTAACATACGAAGAGCGTGAACTGATTGTTAACCAACTACGTGGTACCCATACTTTCCCTGAGCTGAACTTCTTGGGCATTGACTGGATGTATTCAGATTCACGCTCAAATCGTTATGCACCAGGCAATATTTCAACTCGCTATATTTTAGCGGACGAAAATGAAGACGGTGTCTTCGATTTAGAAAACGAAAGTTCATTGCGTAATGCGACAACGGCTTCTCGTTATACTTTCCAAAACCTAGATGATGATGCTGAAAACGTATTCGTTAACGTGTCGCTACCGCTAACGTTTGACACTACTGAGGTTGAACTAAAGGCCGGTGCCAATTACATCGAGAAAACGCGTCAAGCATTTGCCCGTCGTATTGATGTAAATACACTAGCGTTTAATGGTCTTGATTTATCCGGTTTTGAGATGAACGAGATCTTAACTGACGATGTTGTATTAAATCAGCCGTTAAATGGTAGCGAGCAAATTATTCGAGATACCTCGGTGGCGGGTGATGATTACTTATCAGCGCAGAAGATTGACGCTTACTACTTTGAAGCAGATGTATTCTTTGACAACACATGGCGCTTAAGCGGCGGTGTGCGTTGGGAAGACTTCCGCCAAGTGGTTGCGCCACTTGACCCTGCAACGGGGCAGTTTGATTTACCAGCTGAACCTACGGTAGAAGATTTAGCAGCATTGGCGTTCCAAGAAGATGATGTGTTTGGCGCACTAGCGTTAACCTATATTCTGGATGAAACTATGCAATTCCGGGCATCTTACGGTGAAACAACTATTCGCCCTGATATTCGTGAAGTTGCACCAGCAACTTATATTGACCCGCTAACAGAGTTCCCTATCGGTGGTACTCCGTCGGTACGCAGCACAAAGGTAAAAAACTACGATCTACGCTGGGAGTGGTATTTAGACACAGGTGAAAACTTATCGGTAGGTTTATTCTACAAAGATATGACTGACCCGATTGAGTCTGTGCAATCACCAGCGCAAGATGGTCCACCGCTTATTCGTATCGCCAATGCGGAAGAGGGTGAAGTATACGGTGTTGAAGTTGAGTTCATGAAAGACTTTGCCTTCATTCACAACATATGGGGCGACTTTATGGGCGGTATTGGTAACGATATTTTCTTATCAGGTAACGTAACGCTATCTGATTCAGAGATTCAAATCGATACACAAAAAGTGGTTGAGCAAACAGGTGTTTCTACATCTATTACCAACCCAACACGCCGTATGACGGGGCACTCTGAATACGTGGTTAACCTTAATCTTGGTTACGATCATCCAAATGGTAACCACACCGTTAACTTAGCGTACAACGTGTTTGGTGAGCGTATTATCATCCCAGGTATTGATGATAAAGATGACTCATATGAGCAACCGTTCCACTCATTAGACTTGGTTTACACTTTCTACCCAACGTTCTCAACACAGTTGAAATTTAAAGTGCAGAACCTACTTGATGAAGAAAAAGAAATTGAGTTTGATAACACCTTATTGCGCAGCGAAACTCGCGGTATCGGTTTTGACGTTCAATTTAAGTGGGAATTCGATTAGCGTTCTTAACCTAATCCACTTTCTAGAGGCGGCCATAGGTCGCCTTTTTTAATGGTGTAATCCCTTCCTAGATTGAATAAGTTATGCTGTAGCGCACTAATCTTTTTTACACTCTTTAGTTTACTTTTGGTTGAGTGATAATTAAACTACACCGAATAGTTTACTTAAAGGGTTGTTCTGTGAGCGCCGCTAAAGAGTCAAAGTTAGTGAAATCAAAATTAGTTTGGATTGGAGGTCTAGTGATGGCATTGTCGATTTTCTCTTGGTTTAGCCAAACTGAAACGTCAAAGCAAAAATTCCACAATACTGAAACGCAATATGAAACGCATTTCGGTGTGTTTTGGGAAATCATCAAGTCGTATGTCACCACTAAGCGTGCTGCGCCTGTGCCACCATCAACTTTGCCGATTAAATCGCTAACATTTGAAGAAATTCGCGCCGTACGCGATAACAGTGCAGTTAAGTTAGGGCACTCTTCTGTGCTAATGAAAGTAAACGAGCAGGTTATTTTGCTCGATCCTGTCTTTAGTGAACGTGTTTCGCCTGTGCAGTGGGCTGGGCCAAAGCGCTTTCATCAGCCACCAATCAAACTTGCTGATATTGAGCAGGTTGATGTCGTGGTCATTAGCCATGATCATTATGATCATTTAGATAAAGGCGCGATAAAGCAGCTTAAAGAAAAAGTAGGTCAGTTTGTTGTGCCACTACGCGTGGGTGACTATTTGCGTGAATGGGGCGTAGCAGAAGATAAAATTACCGAACTTGAATGGTGGCAGAAAACGCAGGTTAATGGCGTAGAATATATTGCGACCCCAACACAGCACTTTTCAGGTCGTGGTTTAATGGACCGTGATTTGACGCTTTGGGCAAGTTGGGTGATCAGAACGTCTGATATTAATGTCTACTTTAGCGGTGATAGTGGTTACTTTAGTGGCTTTGCTGAAATTGGAGAGAAATACGGGCCATTTGACTTAACCTTTGTTGAAACTGGTGCTTACAACAAGCTTTGGTCGGAAATTCATATGCTGCCAGAAGAAAGTATGCAGGCGCATATTGATCTGAAAGGTAAGGTGATGATGCCGATTCACAATGCCACCTTTGACTTGGCGC
The nucleotide sequence above comes from Thalassotalea euphylliae. Encoded proteins:
- a CDS encoding cytochrome b/b6 domain-containing protein, with protein sequence MTKFKVWDNFTRIYHMSQLILLALLWYSGEQGDFDLHFICGYTMLALWISRLFWGVFGSQTSRFSYFLASPVNALRWLAKPHQAFPGHNPLAAYMIIALLLSLGVQLISGLFATDDVLAEGPLIYNVSDSLSETLDSLHNSNFDVLLGLIAIHIVAALVHSWRGDNVIKTIITGYSHHSHSTQLRFRSSWIPIALWLSSFLLFGYLWLGDDGF
- a CDS encoding MBL fold metallo-hydrolase; translation: MKSKLVWIGGLVMALSIFSWFSQTETSKQKFHNTETQYETHFGVFWEIIKSYVTTKRAAPVPPSTLPIKSLTFEEIRAVRDNSAVKLGHSSVLMKVNEQVILLDPVFSERVSPVQWAGPKRFHQPPIKLADIEQVDVVVISHDHYDHLDKGAIKQLKEKVGQFVVPLRVGDYLREWGVAEDKITELEWWQKTQVNGVEYIATPTQHFSGRGLMDRDLTLWASWVIRTSDINVYFSGDSGYFSGFAEIGEKYGPFDLTFVETGAYNKLWSEIHMLPEESMQAHIDLKGKVMMPIHNATFDLALHDWDEPLERVTQLSESNQVTLATPIFGEFFDLANPQANNRWWREL
- a CDS encoding peptidoglycan DD-metalloendopeptidase family protein, which encodes MFSRHLFLIIVSLLVLSACSTRNTPAPVVESRSTVSVQTQTPASIKSSSYTVRKGETLYSIAWRANSDVRTIAKLNRLLPPYRIFPGQKLKISGNSSKPSRNKSSANNSTKSSGTTTNKAPKKAIATTKKQEYGKAASGQKISKKPAATASNFSQKIRRWLWPAKGKVIATFSTAAQGNKGIDIAGKRGDRITAAADGKVVYAGSALRGYGKLIIVKHNDDYLSAYAHNDELLVKEQQSVKAGDVIAKMGDTDAQRVMLHFEVRFRGKSVNPMKYLPKR
- a CDS encoding cytochrome b562 → MKKMIVPVVLSALAFSAPSFASHPMCGKTELADLMGDMKGSMKAVKKAVKSGDIEKVSMIANELMTAVNQSTDLVPLAISDQKTLTAEQQADFKKYQKGMEYLKSAVSELAQAKDLPAIKSALGKIGKASKKGHKAFKMDCDD
- the rpoS gene encoding RNA polymerase sigma factor RpoS gives rise to the protein MGLEKEIDAINVEQSTVDTEPSVKTQEEVSASLDATQLYLSEIGFSPLLSAEEEVYFSRLSLKGDEKARKRMIESNLRLVVKIARRYNNRGLPLLDLIEEGNLGLIRAVEKFDPERGFRFSTYATWWIRQTIERAIMNQTRTIRLPIHVVKELNIYLRAARELVQKLDHEPTAEDIAKELDKPVADVSKMLRLNERITSVDTPFGGDSDKALLDVIPDEKGAGPERDLQSNDLNNNIIEWLGELNSKQREVLARRFGLMGYEAATLEDVGTEIGLTRERVRQIQVEALKRLRDILSQQNLSIEAIFQD
- a CDS encoding TonB-dependent receptor domain-containing protein, which gives rise to MNTNIKRFGLSSLAVAVLSGLAGVQATAQEADEAAAIEEVVVKVSRLKGTASAVIEERKNQAFVADILGAEQISRTGDSDAAAALRRVTGLTLVDGKFIYVRGLGERYSSTTLNGASVPSPDPTRTVIPLDLFPSSIIESLSVQKSYSPSMQAHFGGGNVDIRLKSIPSQLVFNIAGNIGGNTDNSSNGLTYEGGGDDWYGIDDGTREAPAALRQLWRNFDALGELSQADNRAIAADLYKDYDPQSEDPDPDVGLDLTLGNRFDAGDFRYGFLTALSYDNEWQVSEEYEGQDFVLRPDGSFDLVRGFDDVVSTEHSVKWSGMFNFGVEYLRDHKLDFSSIILHDTKDQIKDKLGNTNNVLLSDGLRVRDSEVTYEERELIVNQLRGTHTFPELNFLGIDWMYSDSRSNRYAPGNISTRYILADENEDGVFDLENESSLRNATTASRYTFQNLDDDAENVFVNVSLPLTFDTTEVELKAGANYIEKTRQAFARRIDVNTLAFNGLDLSGFEMNEILTDDVVLNQPLNGSEQIIRDTSVAGDDYLSAQKIDAYYFEADVFFDNTWRLSGGVRWEDFRQVVAPLDPATGQFDLPAEPTVEDLAALAFQEDDVFGALALTYILDETMQFRASYGETTIRPDIREVAPATYIDPLTEFPIGGTPSVRSTKVKNYDLRWEWYLDTGENLSVGLFYKDMTDPIESVQSPAQDGPPLIRIANAEEGEVYGVEVEFMKDFAFIHNIWGDFMGGIGNDIFLSGNVTLSDSEIQIDTQKVVEQTGVSTSITNPTRRMTGHSEYVVNLNLGYDHPNGNHTVNLAYNVFGERIIIPGIDDKDDSYEQPFHSLDLVYTFYPTFSTQLKFKVQNLLDEEKEIEFDNTLLRSETRGIGFDVQFKWEFD